The genomic window ACAAGCTCGCCGTGCAGGTCTACTACACGATATCGGTAAAGTACTTGATGCATCTGCTGAAGGTTCACACGCTGTTATCGGTGCTGACTTCGCTAGAAAGTATGGAGAGTCTGCGGATGTTGTTCACGCAATCCGTGCTCACCACGATGACGAAAAACCAGAATCAATCCTTGCTCACATTGTTGCAGCAGCAGATGCGATTTCTGGAGCAAGACCAGGTGCTCGTAAAGCACTTACTGAGTCTTATGTATCTCGTCTTACTGATATTGAAGAAATTGTTAATTCTTTTGAAGGTGTTAGCAAGTCTTACGCAATCTCAGGTGGACGTGAAGTTCGTGTCTTTGTTGAAAATGACAAGGTTACGGATGAGGAAACTGTTATGCTATCTCGTAATATTGCTAAGCAAATCGAGGAGCAAATGTCTTACCCTGGAACAATTAAAATTACAGTTGTTCGTGAGACAAAAGCAGTTGGAGTTGCTAAGTAAAATAACTTCCATTTATAATATAAGTAAGGCACCGATATGGTGCCTTTCTTTTTTGGAACTTCTGGAGATGAGATGAAAATTGGAATTCGTTATTATTTATATTTTCTTCCGGCATTGATAATTTTCTTTATTGCATCCGCTATTTTTAGTTTTTCAACTGAAGAATATATATGTTTCTTTACGGCCATTTCATTTGCAGGTCTTTACTGCCATCCAAACCGTGACGAATACTTTGAAGGACGTACAAGTCGCTTCAACTTTGCCAATGCGGTTATGAACTTTTATACGATCTTAGAAGACCGTATTCCTGATAACACTTGGGGGAATGTCGTCCTTAGACATCTACCAGGTTTCTTATTTTTCTTGCTAGTTGGTCTTGTTGGGATTTCAACTCAGGCGCGAATTGTTTACGTCGTTGGTGTGCTTCTTTTTGAAATAACATTTTATTTCTTTATTAAGAATAACTCGCCACAAATTGATCTAGATGAGCACGAAACTCATGAATGTTCTGAGCACGAAGAAAACGGCCACGAATAGTTTCAAAATTTTCATAGTCATCAAATAGATAGCGGCAAAATGCCTTAAATCTTTTAAGAATAGTTGAATCGACAAAACCATACTTTCGATATTCTTTTTCTAACTCATAAAAGTAGAGGTCTAGATTTTGAGCGCGTACCTTTAATAGAAATTCGTCACTGATGAAATCTAAATTGCCTTGATACTCTTTATAGATTGAAGCAAGCCATGGTGTCTTAAGTGCGCTTCGACCACACATGACAGCATATGGATTACATTGATCGAAGATTCGATTGATATCTTCAATAGTCCAAATATCTCCATTGGCAATGATGGGAAGATTGGAAAATTTGACGGCCTTTTCGATATAGCTCCAGTCTGCTACGCCTTTATAAAGCTGGTCCCTTGTACGAGCATGAATTGTGATTCCATCAACGCCACAATCTTCAAAAAGTTTTAAGAGATCAAGATAGAGACTATCATCGCGATATCCAATTCTAATTTTAACTGTAAAAGTATTTTTAAAACCTTCTCTAATTTGCTTAATAATTTTTTCAAGGGCCTTAAGGTCAGACAAAAGATAGGCACCACCTTTATTTGAATTCACCTTTTTTGAAGGACAGCCAAGATTCAAATCGATATGGTGATAGTTCATTTCGCTGATAAGTGAGATGGCCTGCTCAGTTTGTGCAATTTCAGAAGTGAGAAATTGGTAAGCTGTTTGATTAGTATGGGCCTTTTTTTGTAGATAAGACTCACCAAAGTGTTTGATTAATGTCTTTGCGTGCACATTACCAACAGATGGTATTCGATAAAAATCAGTATAGTAATAATCCCAGTCGCCAAATATTCTTTGAATGACCTCACGATATGGGCCATCCGTCACACCTTCCATCGGAGCGAATATGATTGAATTTTGTTTAAAGGGTAATGTACTCACCCTTGGTTTATAAACAATAAAGGCGCAAAAAGCTACGTTGCTTTTTTAACATTTCAAAATTTTTAGGGTAAAAGTTTATTTATGGAAATCGCAATTGTAATCCCATATTCACTTGAAAGTGATGGGCTTGTTCTTTGGGGACAAGTTAGAAAAGAAGATGGCCCACTCGATGGCATGATTGAATTCCCAGGGGGAAAGGTCGAGTCTAGCGAGAGTGTTGAAGAAGCCGCTCGTCGTGAGTTTATGGAAGAAGTTGGTTTTGGATTAAATAAAATTAATCTCTTCACTCAGCTCAAACATGAATATTCAGACCGAAGTGTTTTCTTATATGTCTATGTTACTGAATATACAAAAGAAATGAGTCTGATCAGTCAAAAGATACCTTTTGAAAACGCTCAAAATGTTGTAGAAAACCTTAATATTCCAGCAGCAAATAAAATCATTATCATGCGCTTAGTTGAGCATTTTATACGAGAGAGTAATTTGAATGAGTAATACATTTGAAATGGCAAAGTACTTCTTCTTGGCCCTGGGCTTTGGAGTTTTTACTTTCGCACCAGTAGCAAATTCTAAAATGACAGGTGGAGGCTTTCAAAAGCTTTTATCAACGACTTGTCTTGTGAGTTTATTCTTTGCGGCCATTGCTCATATTGTAACTGGAAATAGTGCAACAGACTTAGAAGCAATCCTTCTTTATATCAGTACAATATGCATCCTTTTTCATCATCAGTTGCATAATCACTATGATGAGAAGAATACTGCTCTTTGGATTTTATATGCGATCCCAACTTTAATTGGCTTTTACGCTCTCTATCTTTTTCAAGATAAGAACTTAGTGAATTACCTATATATTGGCTCTTCTGTTTACTATCTTGGTGCTATTACTTATGCCATGATCTTAGGTCACTGGTATCTTGTTACACCAAAGCTTTCGGAAGTTCCTCTTAAAAAGGCTACCCTCGCTATGTGGGTACTACTTGCTGTTAAGCTTGTTTGGTCTGGATTTGAGCATACTAAACTTGGGCCTTACTTAGTTACTGGAACTGAACTTGGTGGCGGTTATGCTTTCAATTGGCTAATGGTTATCATGCGTGATGTTTGGGGATACTTGGTTATTTTTGGAATGAGCGTCTTTGGATGGAAGCTTGTTAGTATGCGAAGTATTCAAAGTGCGACAGGGATTTTCTATGCCATGACAATCTTTGTCTTTATTGGTGAAATGATTGCGATTTATTTATTTTATACATATGGGTTACTACTATGATGGAAATTACTTTAACTTGTGAAGAATGTGGTTCAGCTGTTTCTTTTCACCCTAATAAAGAGGTGACAGAAGTTGAGTGTCAAATTTGTCATACCAAAGCTCCTGTGAAGATGAATGAAGAGCACGAACAGGGTATTCTTAAGGATTGCCCATGTTGCGAAAGAAAGGATTTTTACAAACAAAAAGACTTTAATCGGAAAATTGGGGTAATGCTCTTTGTAATTGCTGCCTTAGCGACTTTATATGTGGCAACAACTCAATATGCCCCATATTCTGTGGCACCTTTTATTATTTTATATGTATTTGATTTTGCACTATTTAAGAGACTTCCTCCTGTTGTTATTTGTTATAAGTGTCATACAATCTTCAGGAAGGTCAGTAATATCAATGAGATATATGATTTCAACCATGAAATGAATGATCGTATTGTTTACTCGGATCATGACTTCAAGGGCGAACAACTCGATCATCACTAGGGTTTGTGGCTCAAATCCTTGAAATTTGTTGGTTTATGATGTATTGAATCATATCAGAATTACTGATAAAATATTTATATCTAAACGAAGGGGTAGCTCAATATAGATTCCTACCCGTAACAAGGAAACTCCTTATAGAACCTCCGCTTTATTGTTGTTACTTCTTAAAAAAAATCTCAACGAAATTTACTAAACAAGGACAAGGCAATGACTGATGTAAGCAGCCTTGAGATTGTCCTATTAATAATCTGCTTTATTGGCTCAGGTTTCTTTTCTGGTTCAGAAGCAGTCCTACTTTCGATTCCTCACGATCGTGCTAGCCAGCTTATTCAAGAAGGTGGTGCAAAGGGAAGAGCAATTGCATTTATGATTGATCGCCCAAGTGAGATCCTGACGACAATTCTCGTTGGAAATAACGTCGTCAATATTTTTGCCTCATCATTAACGACAGTTCTTGCCACCCGTTTATTTGCGGATGATGCCATTGGTATTGCAGTCGGGGCGACAACTTTTGTCATTCTAATTTTTGGTGAAATTATTCCAAAGACATTTGCACGAACGCACGCTGAAAGCTTATCTCTTTTTGTTATCCGTGTTCTACAAATTTTTTATTATCTACTTTATCCTGTTATTAAAATTATGGTTTGGCTTATCCACACTGTTCTTGGTGAGAATGCTCAGCTAACAGGTAGAATTGTAACGAAGGATGACCTTGAGTTTATGATTCAAAAAGCAGAGAAAGAAAATACGATTGATCATAAGCAAATTGATCTTTTTAACTCAATCCTTGAATTTCCAAAGATCAAAGTAAAAGACATTATGATTCCTCGTAAGGAAATCAAGAGTATTCAAGTTAATAGCTCATATAAAGATGTAATTAGTGAAATTGAAGAATCAATTCACTCACGTTATCCAGTTGTTGATGGTGAGATTGATAATATAGAAGGTTTCCTTCACGTCAAAGAGCTTGCTTTTTTAAAGAGGTCTGAGCGTGACAACTTTACTCTAGTTAACCACTTAAGAGACCCATTCTTTGTTTATGAGCACATGAAAATTCAAGCAGTTTTCGACCATATGAACCGTAAGAAAGTTCACATGGCCCTGGTAAAAGATGAGAACGGTTTAATTGTTGGTATCATTACACTAGAGGATATTATCGAGGAAATTCTTGGCGAGATTCAAGATGAACACGATGATGATATTGATGAAATTACAAAGGACTATCAAGAGAGTGATCTTATTGAAGGTGTTGATATCGATGGTGCAACCAATTTAAGAGATCTTGATCACGATTACGATATTAAGATACCACTTAATGATAATTATTCGACTCTTGCTGGCTTTTTACTTGATATGCTTGGAAATAACTTTCCTGAAGCAGGTCAGATTATTATCTGGGAAGGCTATAGCTTTGAATTAACTGAAGTCTTTGACTATGAAATCAAGCAAGTTAAGATTAAAGATGTTGATGGGGAGAAACACTTCTTCTCTAAGAAAGAGGCCAAAGAGGCCACTGAGAATACTGACGATCTGTTAGAAATTCCTGTTAAATAATCCAAATTAACATAAATTTAGCTAAAGCTTACATAGAGGGAATCTATTAGATTCCCTCTTTCTGATAGACTATACTAAATTCGAACTAGTCATGGAGTAGTTATGTCTAATAAATATCAAATTGCAGTAATCGGTGGTGGCGCGGCCGGAATGATGGCCACACTACGCGGTGTTTTAAATAATGATTCAGTTGTTCTTTTTCCTGGAACACCTAAGGATAAGAAACGTTCTCGTGAGAAATGGGTATATAAAGTTGAAAATATGCCTGGTACTCATAAATATAAAAAAGGTATTGAAGAGCCTAACAAAGAAACTCTTGAGTGGATTGAACAATCTGAATTTAAAGATAATCTGACTTTCGTTAAGGGAAAGGGTGTTACTGAAGTAACAAAGTTAAGTGACGGAAGTTTTGAGTTAATCGATAGTTCAGGTGAAAAGTATCAAGCAGAGTATGTTGTGCTTTGTACTGGAATTATGGATGTTCAGCCTCATTTTAATGATAGCATCAAACCAATTCTACCTTTTGCAAACGCTCAAACTGTTGACTATTGCCTGCGTTGTGATGGCCACCATGTTTATGACAAGCATACTTCAATTATTGGTCACACTTCTGGTGCAGCCTGGGTTGCAGTGATGCTTAAAGAACGCTACAACACGCCTTCAATGTCGATCTTAACAAATGGTGAGACTCCACAATTTGATGAAGAGACTCAAAAATTAATCAAAGCCTATAAGATTGAAGTGTTCACTGAAGCCATTGTTGATATTCTTGGTGATCGCAAGAGCGGAATAATCGAGGGTTATAAGTTTGCTAGCGGAAGAACGCTAGAGTCTGCCTTTTCTTTTGTTTCGCTTGGAACAATCGTTTATAATGAACTTGCCAAAGCTATTGGTGCTGAAATTGACGGTAGAGGCTATGTTCTAGCTAATGATAAAGGTGAAACAAATATTGAAAACTTTTATGTTGCAGGTGATTTAAGGGCCAACCGTAAGAAGCAAATCTACACAGCTTGGGATATGGCCGTTGACTCACTTGATGATATCAACGCCAAAATCAGAAGAAAGAAAAGGGCAGCGTTATTAACTTCACAAGGTTTAGCTTAATTATATTAATTGTCCTGACTACAGTAGTAGTCAGGGCACAAAATAAGACAACTCAATACCGAAGTCTTTATCAATCAAAACAAGGCTTAACAGAAGCCGAACTAAAGAATCTATCAA from Halobacteriovorax sp. DA5 includes these protein-coding regions:
- a CDS encoding NAD(P)/FAD-dependent oxidoreductase, whose amino-acid sequence is MSNKYQIAVIGGGAAGMMATLRGVLNNDSVVLFPGTPKDKKRSREKWVYKVENMPGTHKYKKGIEEPNKETLEWIEQSEFKDNLTFVKGKGVTEVTKLSDGSFELIDSSGEKYQAEYVVLCTGIMDVQPHFNDSIKPILPFANAQTVDYCLRCDGHHVYDKHTSIIGHTSGAAWVAVMLKERYNTPSMSILTNGETPQFDEETQKLIKAYKIEVFTEAIVDILGDRKSGIIEGYKFASGRTLESAFSFVSLGTIVYNELAKAIGAEIDGRGYVLANDKGETNIENFYVAGDLRANRKKQIYTAWDMAVDSLDDINAKIRRKKRAALLTSQGLA
- a CDS encoding hemolysin family protein — encoded protein: MTDVSSLEIVLLIICFIGSGFFSGSEAVLLSIPHDRASQLIQEGGAKGRAIAFMIDRPSEILTTILVGNNVVNIFASSLTTVLATRLFADDAIGIAVGATTFVILIFGEIIPKTFARTHAESLSLFVIRVLQIFYYLLYPVIKIMVWLIHTVLGENAQLTGRIVTKDDLEFMIQKAEKENTIDHKQIDLFNSILEFPKIKVKDIMIPRKEIKSIQVNSSYKDVISEIEESIHSRYPVVDGEIDNIEGFLHVKELAFLKRSERDNFTLVNHLRDPFFVYEHMKIQAVFDHMNRKKVHMALVKDENGLIVGIITLEDIIEEILGEIQDEHDDDIDEITKDYQESDLIEGVDIDGATNLRDLDHDYDIKIPLNDNYSTLAGFLLDMLGNNFPEAGQIIIWEGYSFELTEVFDYEIKQVKIKDVDGEKHFFSKKEAKEATENTDDLLEIPVK
- a CDS encoding NUDIX domain-containing protein, producing MEIAIVIPYSLESDGLVLWGQVRKEDGPLDGMIEFPGGKVESSESVEEAARREFMEEVGFGLNKINLFTQLKHEYSDRSVFLYVYVTEYTKEMSLISQKIPFENAQNVVENLNIPAANKIIIMRLVEHFIRESNLNE
- a CDS encoding tRNA-dihydrouridine synthase, whose product is MSTLPFKQNSIIFAPMEGVTDGPYREVIQRIFGDWDYYYTDFYRIPSVGNVHAKTLIKHFGESYLQKKAHTNQTAYQFLTSEIAQTEQAISLISEMNYHHIDLNLGCPSKKVNSNKGGAYLLSDLKALEKIIKQIREGFKNTFTVKIRIGYRDDSLYLDLLKLFEDCGVDGITIHARTRDQLYKGVADWSYIEKAVKFSNLPIIANGDIWTIEDINRIFDQCNPYAVMCGRSALKTPWLASIYKEYQGNLDFISDEFLLKVRAQNLDLYFYELEKEYRKYGFVDSTILKRFKAFCRYLFDDYENFETIRGRFLRAQNIHEFRAHLDQFVASYS